A part of Nesterenkonia lutea genomic DNA contains:
- a CDS encoding VOC family protein yields the protein MSHTASDEQTLSSAAAMDAVTLHVGDLELMSSYYNQALALAPVEEIARGGQVHRVLGRGSVPMLRLVHTPDLPSVNPRDAGLFHTAFLFESPAALAATVHRAASDSRSQFVGSSDHLVSEAFYFTDPEGNGIEVYRDRPREKWEYRNGELQMASYPLDPTEYLRRHLGDAPAGTPSAPGTVGHVHLQVGDVDQARAFYVEALGFQTTVSSYPGALFAAAGGYHHHVAMNIWNSRGAGPRAARLGLGDVAISVPLREDLDALAARLRARSISHDDDGRRIATRDPWGTQVTVALPGGTTEELLAR from the coding sequence ATGTCCCACACTGCCTCTGACGAGCAGACGCTCAGCTCCGCCGCCGCCATGGACGCGGTGACACTTCACGTCGGCGATCTCGAGCTGATGTCCTCCTACTACAACCAGGCCCTCGCGCTCGCCCCCGTGGAGGAGATCGCCCGGGGTGGCCAGGTGCATCGCGTCCTGGGTCGAGGCAGCGTCCCGATGCTGCGCCTCGTGCACACGCCGGATCTTCCATCCGTCAACCCCCGGGACGCGGGGCTGTTTCACACGGCGTTCCTCTTCGAGAGTCCTGCGGCGCTGGCGGCAACGGTGCATCGGGCCGCCTCCGATTCGCGGTCGCAGTTCGTGGGATCCAGTGATCACCTGGTCAGTGAGGCCTTTTACTTCACGGATCCGGAGGGCAACGGAATCGAGGTGTACCGGGACCGGCCGCGGGAAAAGTGGGAGTACCGCAACGGGGAGCTGCAGATGGCGAGCTACCCGTTGGATCCGACGGAGTACCTGCGGCGGCATCTTGGAGATGCTCCGGCGGGAACGCCGAGCGCCCCGGGAACGGTGGGTCATGTCCACCTGCAGGTCGGTGACGTGGATCAGGCGCGTGCGTTCTACGTGGAGGCTCTGGGCTTTCAGACCACCGTGAGCAGCTATCCGGGTGCACTCTTCGCCGCCGCTGGCGGGTATCACCACCATGTGGCCATGAACATCTGGAACAGTCGAGGAGCCGGTCCTCGTGCCGCCCGGCTGGGACTGGGTGATGTCGCCATCTCGGTTCCGCTGCGTGAAGACCTCGATGCCCTGGCCGCCCGGCTGCGGGCGCGCAGCATCTCCCATGACGACGACGGGCGTCGGATCGCCACTCGTGACCCGTGGGGCACCCAGGTCACTGTCGCGCTGCCGGGTGGGACGACGGAGGAGCTTCTCGCGCGCTAG
- a CDS encoding MarR family winged helix-turn-helix transcriptional regulator translates to MTTRWLTSYELAAWVRLASILEMLPGALDGQLRRDAELTHFDYRVLSFLSESENQTLRMTYLAQVTNATLPRLSHVVSRLEKRGYLRRSPCEEDRRATNAVLTESGWEKVVAAAPGHVEAVRSLVLDGLSPEQVTQLTDITSRILDRLDAGDTLRPLYAAHDADVTAEQARRHPSVSADSASLD, encoded by the coding sequence ATGACCACCCGTTGGCTGACATCGTATGAACTCGCCGCCTGGGTGAGGCTCGCCTCCATCCTGGAGATGCTGCCCGGTGCCCTCGACGGCCAGCTTCGTCGGGATGCCGAACTGACCCATTTTGACTACCGGGTGCTCTCCTTCCTCTCGGAATCGGAGAATCAGACGCTCCGGATGACCTACCTGGCACAGGTGACCAACGCCACGCTCCCGCGCCTGTCCCATGTGGTCTCCCGGCTCGAGAAGCGGGGATACCTCAGGCGCAGCCCCTGTGAGGAGGACCGCCGCGCCACGAATGCCGTGCTCACCGAGAGCGGATGGGAGAAGGTCGTCGCGGCGGCGCCGGGGCATGTCGAGGCGGTCCGTTCACTGGTGCTGGACGGGCTGAGCCCCGAGCAGGTCACCCAGCTCACCGATATCACGAGCCGCATCCTGGATCGCCTCGACGCGGGGGACACCCTGCGTCCGCTCTACGCGGCCCATGATGCCGACGTGACTGCGGAACAGGCACGTCGGCATCCCTCGGTCTCCGCAGATTCAGCCTCCCTCGACTGA